Proteins found in one Myxococcaceae bacterium JPH2 genomic segment:
- the sucC gene encoding ADP-forming succinate--CoA ligase subunit beta, which produces MKIHEYQGKELFRKYGVPTPRGILALSPNEAETAAKELGTSVVVVKSQIHAGGRGKGGGVKLAKSPAEAKDLAKAMLGMKLKTIQTGPEGQTVHKVYIEEGLAIGQELYLGVTLDRASSRVTFMASREGGVEIEEVAEKHPEKILRETVDPAVGFQDFQGRKLAFGLGLSGSTVNKFVQFCSALYRMYMETDAALVEINPLVITKDGGVVALDAKVTFDENALYRHKELLEYRDLAEEEPRETQAKEFDLAYIALDGNIGCMVNGAGLAMATMDTIKLVGGNPANFLDVGGGASREKVTAAFKLILADSAVKAVLVNIFGGIMKCDVIAEGIIAAAKEVQLKIPLVVRLEGTNVEKGKELLRNSGLAITPADNLRQAAEKAVAAIK; this is translated from the coding sequence ATGAAGATCCACGAGTACCAGGGCAAGGAACTCTTCCGGAAGTATGGCGTCCCGACGCCGCGCGGCATCCTCGCGCTCTCTCCCAATGAGGCGGAGACCGCCGCCAAGGAGCTGGGCACGTCGGTTGTCGTCGTGAAGTCCCAGATCCACGCGGGCGGCCGCGGCAAGGGCGGCGGCGTGAAGCTCGCCAAGAGCCCCGCCGAGGCGAAGGACCTCGCCAAGGCGATGCTGGGCATGAAGCTCAAGACCATCCAGACCGGGCCCGAGGGCCAGACGGTTCACAAGGTCTACATCGAGGAAGGTCTCGCCATCGGCCAGGAGCTGTACCTGGGCGTGACGCTCGACCGCGCCTCCAGCCGCGTCACCTTCATGGCTTCGCGCGAGGGCGGCGTGGAGATCGAGGAAGTGGCCGAGAAGCACCCCGAGAAGATCCTCCGCGAGACGGTGGATCCGGCGGTGGGCTTCCAGGACTTCCAGGGCCGCAAGCTGGCCTTCGGCCTGGGCCTGTCTGGCTCCACGGTCAACAAGTTCGTCCAGTTCTGCTCAGCGCTCTACCGGATGTACATGGAGACGGACGCGGCGCTCGTGGAGATCAACCCGCTGGTCATCACCAAGGATGGCGGCGTGGTGGCGCTCGACGCGAAGGTGACCTTCGACGAGAACGCGCTCTACCGGCACAAGGAGCTGCTGGAGTACCGCGACCTGGCCGAGGAGGAGCCGCGTGAGACGCAGGCCAAGGAGTTCGACCTGGCCTACATCGCGCTCGACGGCAACATCGGCTGCATGGTGAACGGCGCCGGTCTGGCCATGGCCACCATGGACACCATCAAGCTGGTGGGTGGCAACCCGGCCAACTTCCTGGACGTGGGCGGTGGCGCGAGCCGCGAGAAGGTCACGGCGGCGTTCAAGCTCATCCTGGCGGACTCGGCCGTGAAGGCGGTCCTCGTCAACATCTTCGGCGGCATCATGAAGTGCGACGTCATCGCCGAGGGCATCATCGCGGCCGCCAAGGAAGTGCAGCTCAAGATTCCGCTCGTGGTGCGGCTCGAGGGCACGAACGTGGAGAAGGGCAAGGAGCTGCTGCGCAACTCCGGGCTCGCCATCACCCCTGCGGACAACCTGCGCCAGGCGGCGGAGAAGGCCGTGGCGGCGATCAAGTAG
- the sdhB gene encoding succinate dehydrogenase iron-sulfur subunit: MDTAQASAVSNQSITFRIWRQDDPAKPGHFDEFKVPYRKGANVISCLMEIQRNPVTSDGKKVAPVVWDAACLEEVCGSCAMNINGRVRMACSALIDKLEQPITLTPMTKFPVVRDLAVDRDRMFEALKRVKGWVPVDGTYNLGPGPRQSQKDQSVMYVLSTCITCGSCLEACPQVTQDNEFVGAAAISQARLFNMNPTGKLNSEERVRALMGPGGIQDCGKAQNCVKVCPKEIPLTTSIAVMNREVTKLAIKDIFFKEDEQKGSSGPA, from the coding sequence ATGGACACCGCACAGGCCAGCGCCGTCAGCAACCAGTCCATCACCTTTCGCATCTGGCGGCAGGATGACCCGGCGAAGCCCGGGCACTTTGACGAGTTCAAGGTCCCCTATCGCAAGGGCGCCAACGTCATCTCCTGCCTGATGGAGATCCAGCGCAACCCCGTCACCTCGGATGGCAAGAAGGTGGCCCCGGTGGTGTGGGACGCCGCGTGCCTCGAAGAGGTCTGCGGCAGCTGCGCGATGAACATCAACGGGCGGGTGCGCATGGCGTGCTCGGCGCTCATCGACAAGCTCGAGCAGCCCATCACCCTGACGCCGATGACGAAGTTCCCCGTCGTGCGCGACCTCGCGGTGGATCGCGACCGCATGTTCGAGGCGCTCAAGCGGGTCAAGGGCTGGGTGCCGGTGGACGGCACGTACAACCTGGGGCCCGGTCCGCGGCAGTCCCAGAAGGACCAGTCCGTGATGTACGTGCTGTCCACGTGCATCACCTGCGGCAGCTGCCTGGAGGCGTGCCCGCAAGTCACCCAGGACAACGAGTTCGTGGGCGCGGCGGCCATCAGCCAGGCTCGCCTGTTCAACATGAACCCCACGGGCAAGCTCAACTCCGAGGAGCGCGTGCGCGCGCTCATGGGGCCGGGCGGCATCCAGGACTGCGGCAAGGCGCAGAACTGCGTGAAGGTCTGCCCGAAGGAGATCCCGCTGACCACGTCGATCGCGGTGATGAACCGCGAGGTGACCAAGCTGGCCATCAAGGACATCTTCTTCAAGGAAGACGAGCAGAAGGGCAGCAGCGGGCCGGCGTAG
- the sdhA gene encoding succinate dehydrogenase flavoprotein subunit: protein MAAAARFTVVGGGLAGLMTTIKLAEAGHQVDVLSLVPVKRSHSVCAQGGINGAVNTKGEGDHPDIHVKDTLRGGDFLAEQTSVKGMCYAAPGIIYLLDRMGVTFNRTPEGLLDFRRFGGTLHNRTAFAGATTGQQLLYALDEQVRRYEAEGKVTKYEYWEWLGTVKDDTGRVIGSVAMDLRTMEIRTFPAEAVCLATGGPGIVFGRSTNSIINTGTAAGRAFMEGAIYANGEFIQVHPTSIPGEDKLRLMSESVRGEGGRVWVPRKKGDVRSPRDIPESERWYFLEEKYPKYKNLVPRDVATREIFMVCRDLGMGIGGRDGVYLDVTHIPAKTLDAKIKGVMEIYEKFVGDDPRHTPMVIFPGMHYSMGGLYVTFESDAKTNMPVDGSPKNQSTNIPGLYAAGEADYAFHGGNRLGANSLLSCIYSGMIGGPAMANFAKSQTTSAAAMPEKFFQNAKSYWADRFATIKKMAGPENPYQLARELGEVMTENCTVVRYNDRLKKTVEKVRELKERWSRVNVLDTGEVANRALSYTNQVWNMLELGEVIATSALLRDESRGAHYKPEFSLPEPKSKDPTQDPEWMALWRKRHEKWAKTTMARYASEGPQISYEPIPTPVLDPEPRWYA from the coding sequence ATGGCAGCAGCAGCGCGGTTCACAGTGGTGGGCGGCGGTCTCGCCGGGCTGATGACGACAATCAAGCTGGCGGAGGCGGGCCACCAGGTGGACGTGCTCTCGCTGGTGCCCGTCAAGCGCTCCCACTCGGTCTGTGCCCAGGGTGGCATCAACGGCGCGGTGAACACGAAGGGCGAGGGTGATCACCCGGACATCCACGTGAAGGACACGCTGCGCGGCGGCGACTTCCTCGCGGAGCAGACGTCCGTGAAGGGCATGTGCTACGCGGCCCCGGGCATCATCTACCTGCTCGACCGCATGGGCGTGACGTTCAACCGCACGCCGGAAGGTCTGCTCGACTTCCGCCGGTTCGGCGGCACGCTGCACAACCGCACGGCGTTCGCGGGTGCCACCACCGGCCAGCAGCTCTTGTACGCGTTGGACGAGCAGGTCCGCCGCTATGAGGCCGAGGGCAAGGTCACCAAGTACGAGTACTGGGAGTGGCTCGGCACGGTGAAGGATGACACGGGCCGGGTCATTGGCAGCGTGGCCATGGACCTGCGCACCATGGAGATCCGCACGTTCCCCGCCGAGGCCGTGTGCCTCGCGACGGGTGGCCCGGGCATCGTCTTCGGGCGCTCCACCAACTCCATCATCAACACCGGCACCGCGGCGGGTCGCGCCTTCATGGAGGGCGCCATCTACGCCAACGGCGAGTTCATCCAGGTCCACCCGACCTCCATCCCGGGCGAGGACAAGCTCCGCCTGATGAGCGAGTCGGTGCGCGGCGAGGGTGGCCGCGTCTGGGTGCCGCGCAAGAAGGGCGACGTGCGCAGCCCCCGGGACATCCCCGAGAGCGAGCGCTGGTACTTCCTCGAGGAGAAGTACCCCAAGTACAAGAACCTGGTTCCGCGCGATGTCGCCACGCGCGAGATCTTCATGGTCTGCCGCGATCTGGGCATGGGCATCGGTGGGCGCGACGGCGTCTACCTGGACGTCACGCACATCCCGGCCAAGACGCTCGACGCCAAGATCAAGGGCGTCATGGAGATCTACGAGAAGTTCGTGGGCGATGATCCGCGCCACACGCCCATGGTCATCTTCCCGGGCATGCACTACTCGATGGGCGGCCTGTACGTGACCTTCGAGTCCGACGCGAAGACGAACATGCCGGTGGACGGCAGCCCCAAGAACCAGTCCACCAACATCCCGGGCCTGTATGCCGCTGGAGAGGCGGACTACGCGTTCCACGGTGGCAACCGGCTGGGCGCCAACTCGCTGTTGTCGTGCATCTACTCGGGCATGATCGGCGGTCCGGCCATGGCGAACTTCGCCAAGAGCCAGACGACCAGCGCGGCGGCGATGCCGGAGAAGTTCTTCCAGAATGCCAAGTCGTACTGGGCGGATCGCTTCGCCACCATCAAGAAGATGGCCGGCCCGGAGAACCCGTACCAGCTGGCGCGCGAGCTGGGCGAGGTGATGACGGAGAACTGCACCGTCGTCCGCTACAACGACCGCCTGAAGAAGACGGTGGAGAAGGTCCGCGAGCTGAAGGAGCGCTGGAGCCGCGTGAACGTGCTGGACACGGGCGAGGTGGCCAACCGGGCCCTGTCGTACACGAACCAGGTCTGGAACATGCTGGAGCTGGGCGAGGTCATCGCCACGAGCGCGCTCTTGCGCGACGAGAGCCGCGGCGCGCACTACAAGCCGGAGTTCTCGCTGCCCGAGCCCAAGAGCAAGGACCCGACGCAGGATCCCGAGTGGATGGCCCTGTGGCGCAAGCGCCACGAGAAGTGGGCGAAGACCACCATGGCGCGCTACGCCTCGGAGGGGCCGCAGATCTCCTACGAGCCCATCCCCACGCCCGTGCTGGATCCCGAGCCGCGCTGGTACGCGTAG
- the mdh gene encoding malate dehydrogenase: protein MAHNRKKKIGLIGGGQIGGNLALLAVQKQLGDVVLYDIPVAEGLVKGKALDINQLSAVDGYDCRVTGSTDWKDVAGSDVIIITAGVPRKPGMSREDLLDINLKIMKDVAANIKQHAPNAFVINVANPLDAMVFALQKIAELPKNMVVGMAGVLDTSRFKCFVAEALGCSIRDVEALVLGGHGDDMVPLVRHSTVGGVPLTELLPKEKLDAIIKRTREGGAELVGLYKTGSAYFGPASSSIAMAESFLFDRKRVLPSAALLEGQYGINGYFFGVPVQIGAGGVEKIITVSLNDAEKAEMEKSFQSVKKTVDSVKL from the coding sequence ATGGCTCACAATCGCAAGAAGAAGATCGGTCTCATCGGCGGCGGCCAGATCGGCGGCAACCTGGCGCTGCTGGCGGTTCAGAAGCAGCTCGGCGACGTGGTGCTCTACGACATCCCGGTGGCCGAGGGACTCGTCAAGGGCAAGGCGCTGGACATCAACCAGCTGTCCGCGGTGGATGGCTATGACTGCCGAGTGACTGGCTCCACGGACTGGAAGGACGTGGCCGGCTCGGACGTCATCATCATCACCGCCGGCGTGCCGCGGAAGCCGGGCATGTCCCGCGAGGACCTGCTCGACATCAACCTGAAGATCATGAAGGACGTGGCGGCGAACATTAAGCAGCACGCCCCCAACGCCTTCGTCATCAACGTGGCCAACCCGCTGGACGCGATGGTGTTCGCGCTCCAGAAGATCGCCGAGCTGCCCAAGAACATGGTGGTGGGCATGGCGGGCGTGCTGGACACCAGCCGCTTCAAGTGCTTCGTGGCCGAGGCGCTCGGCTGCTCCATCCGCGACGTGGAGGCCCTGGTGCTCGGCGGCCACGGCGACGACATGGTCCCGCTCGTGCGCCACAGCACCGTGGGCGGCGTGCCGCTCACCGAGCTGCTGCCCAAGGAGAAGCTGGACGCCATCATCAAGCGCACCCGTGAGGGCGGCGCGGAGCTGGTGGGTCTCTACAAGACGGGCAGCGCGTACTTCGGCCCGGCTTCCTCCTCCATCGCGATGGCGGAGAGCTTCCTCTTCGACCGCAAGCGCGTGCTGCCGAGCGCGGCGCTGCTCGAGGGCCAGTACGGCATCAACGGCTACTTCTTCGGCGTCCCCGTGCAGATCGGCGCGGGCGGCGTGGAGAAGATCATCACCGTGTCGCTCAACGACGCGGAGAAGGCCGAGATGGAGAAGTCATTCCAGTCCGTGAAGAAGACGGTGGACTCGGTCAAGCTGTAG
- the icd gene encoding NADP-dependent isocitrate dehydrogenase, with protein MAPPSGEKISLQNGKLTVPDHPIIPYIEGDGTGRDIWRASQAVFDAAVEKAYKGKKKIAWYEVLAGEKSFKQVNNWLPDETVEAFRTYLVGIKGPLTTPVGGGIRSLNVALRQMLDLYVCLRPVRYFKGVPSPVKQPEKVDMVIFRENTEDIYTGIEFEAGTAAADKFLALLKQEFPKEFGKIRFPKDVGLGVKPVSHEGTDRLVRAAIQYAVDHKRKSVTLVHKGNIMKFTEGAFRKWGYELAAREFGDKVYTWDQWEATKAAKGEDAANAEQKAALASGKILIKDSIADITLQQVLTRPDEFDVIATLNLNGDYLSDALAAQVGGIGIAPGGNINYVTGHAVFEATHGTAPKYADLDKVNPGSVILSGEMMLRHLGWHEAADLIIQGMDKAIAARTVTYDFARLMKLESQGTVTEVKCSEFGQAIIKHM; from the coding sequence ATGGCGCCTCCCTCTGGCGAGAAGATCTCCCTGCAGAACGGCAAGCTGACCGTCCCAGACCACCCGATCATCCCCTACATCGAGGGCGATGGAACCGGTCGCGACATCTGGCGCGCGTCCCAGGCCGTCTTCGATGCCGCCGTCGAGAAGGCGTACAAGGGCAAGAAGAAGATCGCCTGGTACGAGGTCCTCGCTGGCGAGAAGTCCTTCAAGCAGGTCAACAACTGGCTGCCCGACGAGACCGTCGAGGCCTTCCGCACCTATCTGGTCGGCATCAAGGGCCCGCTGACGACGCCGGTGGGCGGTGGCATCCGCTCGCTGAACGTGGCGCTGCGCCAGATGCTCGACCTGTACGTCTGCCTGCGTCCGGTCCGCTACTTCAAGGGCGTGCCCAGCCCCGTGAAGCAGCCGGAGAAGGTGGACATGGTGATCTTCCGTGAGAATACGGAGGACATCTACACGGGCATCGAGTTCGAGGCCGGCACGGCCGCCGCGGACAAGTTCCTGGCCCTGCTCAAGCAGGAGTTCCCCAAGGAGTTCGGCAAGATCCGCTTCCCGAAGGACGTGGGCCTGGGCGTCAAGCCCGTGTCGCACGAGGGAACGGACCGGCTGGTTCGCGCGGCGATCCAGTACGCCGTGGACCACAAGCGCAAGAGCGTCACGCTGGTCCACAAGGGCAACATCATGAAGTTCACCGAGGGCGCCTTCCGCAAGTGGGGCTACGAGCTGGCCGCCCGGGAGTTCGGTGACAAGGTCTACACGTGGGATCAGTGGGAGGCCACCAAGGCCGCCAAGGGTGAGGACGCCGCCAACGCCGAGCAGAAGGCGGCGCTCGCGTCCGGGAAGATCCTCATCAAGGACTCCATCGCGGACATCACGCTGCAGCAGGTGCTCACGCGTCCGGACGAGTTCGACGTCATCGCCACGCTGAACCTCAACGGCGACTACCTCTCGGACGCGCTGGCCGCGCAGGTCGGCGGCATCGGCATCGCGCCGGGCGGCAACATCAACTACGTCACGGGCCACGCGGTCTTCGAGGCGACGCATGGCACCGCGCCGAAGTACGCGGACCTGGACAAGGTGAACCCGGGCTCGGTCATCCTGTCCGGCGAGATGATGCTCCGTCACCTTGGCTGGCACGAGGCCGCGGACCTCATCATCCAGGGCATGGACAAGGCCATCGCGGCCCGCACGGTCACCTACGACTTCGCCCGCCTCATGAAGCTCGAGAGCCAGGGCACGGTGACCGAGGTGAAGTGCTCCGAGTTCGGTCAGGCCATCATCAAGCACATGTAG
- a CDS encoding sensor histidine kinase, whose protein sequence is MSAALSAVGAKALQKEPQGRSQALEPVDVPDVLQVDVAVAAHNALELLGATRRLRGVEVKLSLPDEPVIARVSRRRLEQVLLLLLAHAADTLGGESPGVRLTVEPPDDFGDVGPRFHVVTPGASLSDREIQSILLAPLLVSSPHRRLARARELLESVGGTLSVARELPSGTRVTVELPAPGLASW, encoded by the coding sequence ATGAGCGCAGCCCTGAGTGCCGTGGGAGCCAAGGCCCTTCAGAAAGAACCGCAAGGACGTTCACAGGCGCTGGAGCCTGTGGACGTGCCGGACGTACTCCAGGTGGATGTGGCGGTGGCGGCGCACAACGCGCTGGAGTTGCTCGGTGCCACGCGCCGGCTGCGCGGGGTGGAGGTGAAGCTGTCGCTGCCGGATGAGCCGGTGATCGCGCGCGTCAGCCGGCGTCGTCTGGAGCAGGTGCTGCTGCTGCTCCTCGCCCACGCGGCGGACACCTTGGGAGGCGAGTCACCGGGGGTGCGCCTCACCGTGGAGCCGCCCGATGACTTTGGAGACGTGGGGCCGCGCTTCCACGTCGTCACGCCCGGCGCGAGCCTGTCTGATCGCGAGATCCAATCCATCCTCCTAGCGCCGTTGCTGGTCAGCTCGCCGCACCGGCGGTTGGCGCGGGCGCGGGAGCTGCTTGAGTCGGTGGGCGGCACGCTGAGCGTGGCGCGGGAGCTGCCGTCGGGGACGCGAGTCACCGTGGAGCTGCCCGCTCCGGGGCTCGCGAGCTGGTAG
- a CDS encoding bifunctional 3-(3-hydroxy-phenyl)propionate/3-hydroxycinnamic acid hydroxylase: MAPESVDVIIVGCGPVGAMAANFLGQQGLRTLIIEKETTPHGQSRAINADDETQRIFQAAGLMDVLGPDLHPCQRMAYVDDELRVLAEVDFAKVERPNGHAIGALFTQPRLEAALRKGFQRHASVSFWPGSEVESFVQDEDGVSVRVKDLASGRTESVYARYLLACDGSHSSIRRRLGLALQGTTAQAHALAIAVGTTSEAPDFTYYPCGPERVGIATRTARDELRFDMVVRPGQDLEEVRRPEYVRRIISAFVDPATVTVKSVNVYAYHSRMAEKWRVGRVFLLGDAAHLMPPFLGQGLCSGLRDAANLTWKLAQVLGGGADDSLLDTYEVERRPHAAEMMRISESLGQMLSSGGPLMSRARNALIHLLYRLPVTGPFIREYRMKPNLFFSEGFMRGGRREGKDAAEGLLIPQPRVQRANGEALLLDDALGDGFAVITRPGATVEVQQGARALAEELGATWAHLAPAARVDAGRSGELVDVEGRLGSWFAKHSADVVVVRPDRYVFGTADATTLSDLHGSLKGRIRPCTRRGGRVSRRASSA, from the coding sequence ATGGCTCCAGAGTCTGTGGATGTGATCATCGTGGGATGCGGCCCGGTGGGGGCCATGGCAGCCAACTTCTTGGGCCAGCAGGGGCTGCGCACCCTGATCATCGAGAAGGAGACAACGCCCCATGGGCAGTCTCGCGCCATCAACGCCGACGACGAGACGCAACGCATCTTCCAAGCCGCGGGCCTGATGGATGTGCTGGGGCCGGACCTTCATCCCTGCCAGCGCATGGCGTATGTCGATGACGAGCTGCGCGTGTTGGCGGAGGTGGACTTCGCCAAGGTGGAGCGCCCGAACGGCCACGCCATCGGCGCGCTCTTCACGCAGCCGCGTTTGGAGGCCGCGCTTCGCAAGGGCTTCCAGCGCCACGCGAGCGTCTCGTTCTGGCCGGGCTCGGAGGTCGAGTCCTTCGTGCAGGACGAGGACGGTGTGTCGGTGCGCGTGAAGGACCTCGCCTCGGGGCGCACCGAGTCCGTGTACGCGCGCTACCTCCTGGCATGCGATGGCTCGCACAGCAGCATCCGTCGGCGGCTCGGCCTGGCGCTGCAGGGCACGACGGCGCAGGCGCACGCGCTGGCCATCGCGGTGGGGACGACCTCAGAGGCGCCGGACTTCACCTACTACCCCTGCGGCCCGGAGCGGGTGGGCATCGCGACGCGGACGGCGCGCGATGAGCTGCGCTTCGACATGGTGGTGCGGCCGGGGCAGGACCTGGAGGAAGTGCGCCGGCCCGAGTACGTGCGGCGGATCATCTCGGCCTTCGTGGATCCGGCGACGGTGACGGTGAAGAGCGTCAACGTGTACGCGTATCACAGCCGCATGGCGGAGAAGTGGCGCGTGGGCCGCGTCTTCCTGCTCGGCGACGCGGCGCACCTCATGCCTCCGTTCCTGGGGCAGGGCCTGTGCTCGGGCCTGCGTGACGCGGCGAACCTCACGTGGAAGCTGGCGCAGGTGCTCGGCGGCGGCGCGGACGACTCGCTGCTGGATACGTACGAAGTGGAGCGGCGTCCCCACGCGGCGGAGATGATGCGCATCTCCGAGTCGCTGGGGCAGATGCTCTCCTCGGGCGGTCCGCTGATGTCTCGCGCGCGCAACGCCCTCATCCACCTGCTGTACCGGTTGCCCGTGACGGGGCCGTTCATCCGCGAGTACCGGATGAAGCCGAACCTCTTCTTCTCCGAGGGCTTCATGCGGGGCGGGCGCCGCGAGGGGAAGGACGCAGCCGAGGGGCTGCTCATTCCGCAGCCGCGGGTCCAGCGCGCGAACGGGGAGGCGCTCCTCCTGGACGACGCGCTGGGGGATGGCTTCGCGGTCATCACCCGGCCGGGCGCGACGGTGGAAGTGCAGCAGGGCGCGCGGGCCCTGGCCGAGGAGCTGGGGGCGACGTGGGCGCACCTGGCGCCCGCGGCCCGTGTCGACGCGGGCCGCTCGGGTGAACTCGTCGATGTGGAGGGCCGCCTCGGGAGCTGGTTCGCGAAGCACTCCGCGGACGTGGTGGTGGTGCGGCCGGACCGCTACGTGTTCGGCACCGCGGATGCGACGACGCTGAGCGACCTGCACGGCTCGCTCAAGGGCCGCATCCGCCCGTGTACGCGGCGGGGCGGGCGCGTGTCGCGGCGCGCCTCGAGCGCCTAG
- the menE gene encoding o-succinylbenzoate--CoA ligase gives MTFDCPIHEGARNHPAAEALTFAGRAWTYAALDTEVSRWTAALDQRGVGSGSRVAVLSASHPSVVFLFWALCRLGAIYAPLNARLTAVELAPLVEDIAPVLRLAQASLAERLPGAEPLEAWAENSRAPSSTQVPLHRDTPRVILFTSGTTGRPKGAVLTEGAFRASARASAANLGAHAAPRWLGTLPLFHVGGLAMLTRTAFEGGCLLLHERFDASAVNRAIDFSGVTHASFVATTLERVLDERSDRPVPDTFRLALIGGGPVPTPLLARARAAGLLALQTYGLTEACSQVATERPSEADGRTAGPPLPTLEVRIVDPRGRALGAGEEGDIEVRGETVMAGYWNRPDATREALREGWLRTRDVGVLDVRGRLTLLSRRTDLVVRGGENIYPAEIEAVLANHPSVLESAVVGVPEPRWGEVPVAFVVTRAGSSAPTAGELEVWCRQSLAGFKVPARFIFIAELPRNAMSKVERGVLRQQATR, from the coding sequence ATGACGTTCGACTGTCCCATTCACGAGGGCGCGCGAAATCACCCGGCTGCGGAGGCCCTGACCTTCGCGGGACGCGCGTGGACCTACGCGGCCCTGGACACAGAGGTCTCACGTTGGACCGCCGCGTTGGATCAGCGAGGCGTGGGCAGCGGTTCGCGGGTCGCGGTGCTGTCCGCGAGCCATCCTTCAGTCGTGTTCCTGTTCTGGGCCCTGTGTCGCCTGGGTGCCATCTATGCGCCGTTGAACGCACGGCTCACGGCCGTGGAGCTGGCGCCGCTCGTGGAGGACATCGCGCCCGTGCTCAGGCTCGCACAGGCATCTCTCGCGGAGCGCCTCCCCGGAGCAGAGCCGCTGGAGGCCTGGGCAGAGAACTCCCGCGCGCCTTCGTCCACGCAGGTGCCACTTCATCGAGACACGCCACGGGTCATCCTCTTCACCAGTGGGACGACAGGGCGACCGAAGGGGGCCGTGCTCACCGAGGGCGCCTTCCGCGCGTCGGCGCGAGCCTCGGCAGCGAACCTCGGAGCCCATGCCGCGCCGCGCTGGCTGGGCACACTGCCGCTGTTCCACGTAGGCGGGCTCGCGATGCTCACGCGAACGGCCTTCGAGGGTGGCTGTCTTCTTCTCCACGAGCGCTTCGATGCGAGCGCGGTCAACCGCGCCATCGACTTCTCAGGCGTCACGCATGCCAGCTTCGTGGCCACCACGCTGGAACGGGTCCTCGACGAGCGCAGCGATCGGCCTGTGCCAGACACCTTCCGTCTCGCATTGATTGGTGGCGGACCGGTGCCCACGCCCTTGTTGGCGCGAGCCCGTGCGGCGGGCCTGCTCGCGCTCCAGACCTACGGCTTGACCGAGGCCTGTTCTCAGGTGGCGACAGAACGTCCCAGCGAAGCCGATGGCCGCACGGCCGGGCCACCGCTTCCCACCCTCGAGGTCCGCATCGTCGACCCGCGGGGCCGTGCTCTCGGTGCTGGCGAGGAGGGCGACATCGAAGTGCGCGGTGAGACGGTGATGGCGGGCTACTGGAACCGCCCCGATGCAACACGCGAAGCCCTGCGTGAAGGCTGGTTGCGCACGCGAGACGTCGGAGTGCTCGATGTGCGAGGCCGGCTGACCTTGCTCTCACGCCGCACGGATCTCGTCGTGCGCGGAGGCGAGAACATCTATCCCGCGGAGATCGAGGCCGTGCTCGCCAACCACCCCTCCGTGCTGGAGAGCGCGGTCGTCGGTGTGCCCGAGCCACGCTGGGGCGAAGTCCCCGTCGCGTTCGTGGTGACTCGGGCGGGGAGCTCGGCTCCAACGGCAGGGGAACTCGAGGTCTGGTGTCGACAGTCGCTCGCGGGGTTCAAGGTGCCCGCGCGATTCATCTTCATCGCGGAGCTGCCACGCAACGCGATGAGCAAGGTCGAGCGCGGCGTGCTGCGCCAGCAAGCCACACGCTGA